ATAGCCATTTGCAATGGAAAGCATTGGATACTTATGATCTACGATCTCTAACTCCCCAGAAGGACGATCTCCAAGACGTAGAGTCGGAGACCAAGGGACTCTCCACTCAGGATGCTGCTTTTCAATAAGCTGCAGCTCCCTCATTTTCATGTCGTAATCATAATCTGAAATTAGAGGCGCATGAAGCACATAATACTGATAATCATGCTTCTCTAATTCTTGACATAGCTCTAGGTAATACTCTTGAGAATCACTCACTTCACTTCCTGGGCACATCGGAAACCATAAGTACTATTCACTGCTCCAGGGTTATTTCGATGACGATGCGCGCAACGCAGATCGTTCTTTAAGCTTTTCCAACATCCTCCTCGCAACACCCTATACACCCCCTGGACAGGCCCCTTGGGGGTTTCTATTTCTTGAGCAGCAATCTCATAAAAATCATATGCATACCAATCTTGGCACCACTCATACACATTTCCTGCCATGTCATATAGCCCATACCCATTTGGAGGGTAGCTCATCACTGCAGTTGTATCTGAAGAAAAGAAATTTGCCTGAGTTTTATCGATCTCCTCACCACAAGGATAACGATGTCTCACTCCCCCACCTCTAGCAGCAATCTCCCACTCTGCCTCCTTAGGCAAACGCTTCCCCACCCAGGCAGCATAGCCTGCTGCTCCATACCAAGTCACTCCTACTACAGGATGCTTAGCATACCCTGGCTCTATAACAAGCTTCCCAGACCGTCGTTGTATGCGAGAATCCTTAAGACGAATAAGCTCATTGTAATGTTTATCTTGCTCCCCGCAACAATCTAAATACCGAATAAATTGCTCATTCGTTACGGGATGAATATCCAAGAAAAAACTTTGTAAAAAAACCTGATGCACGGGATGCTCATCTCTCTGACCTTCTAAGCTTCCTCGAGAAAATACTCCCCCTTCAATAAATACCATTTCTGTAAGTAAGGGTTGAGGACGAGCTTCTTCCTTGTCCTGTTCAACATAACGGCTGACCACGGGCTCCCGAATAAGCAAAGATTGTAAGGCATGAGAATAGCCGTCCTCATTTTTCTCCCCTGAAGAAAAATCAGTAGCGGTATCCATAGCTTCATCTATAGATCTTGCCTCTACTAAAACAAATTCTAAGGCTTCTGAAGATTCTTGAGACACATGCTTCTCTGCTTCTTTCTTTAATGCCTCACACACTCCTGAAGCTACAGCAGGCTTCTCAGCAATCTCGCGAACAGCCTCTTGAGTGCAGTTAGAAATCGCGCTTAACATCTGCTCTCCAGAAGATTTTTTCTTTAATAACGGCGTAAGAATTCTCGCGCGATTCTCTGATGATGACGTTAGACACATCCGCAATAAAGTATCCCAATCATAAATATATTCTGGGAAAACCTCTGAAGGCATAGGGAACACCCCTTGAGGAAGTACTCCAAACAACAAGTAATACACGACAACTCCAAAAGCATAGGAATCTTGCAACCTATCTTCAGAGCACCTCTCTGGCGCATGAAATAGCAATATCTGCTTTAACCTTTCTTCTATAGGCTCATTATTCTGAGCTATTGCTTCCTGCAACATGCTCTCTTTTAATAAAGAAGCAAACCCCAGCTCAGGAAGCACTATCTCTGGAGCCTCCCTAGAAACATCCACATGTACAGAATACAAATAGATTCCCCCATGCGCGAGCCCTTTTTCATGAGCATAATCCAGAACTGCAGCGAGCTGGCTAGCAAAAGCGACTACTTCTAACTCTGATAAAGGCTGAGAACGGCTTGCTAAATACTGCGGCAAGGATAACAACGGAACTTCTCTTTCTGGTGTAATTAAAAAATACTGTCCAGAAGACTGCGATACATTTTCTATAGGAAGCATACTTCTATGCTTGAACGTAGCCAACTTCACAATCACCTCATGAAAAGGCTCCATAAAGGCTTCTGAAGATGCATAATGCGAAAATAATAACTTTAAAATGTAGCGTTTCTTTATAAAACGATGCTCAACAACAAAATCCTTGCTCCATAAAGTTTGACCAAGACGACGAAGAATCCTATAGTCACCTAAAAACTCTACTTCTATATCCTTTCCACTTTCCATTAAAAAGGCTCCTGTCGTATTGGGATATCCTTGCACTAATTAGCTAACTATAGTAAGGGGAAACGAAGATTGCAATATACAAAGAAACACAAAAAAAGAATGTTAGAGAAAACTTCTAACATTCTTTTGCTCAGGAAACTTTATTCTCTAGCAACTAGAGAATAAGCCGCTATTATTCCTGACCTTTATCTGATGTTGCACCGCCACTTAATGGTTGTGCACCTTCCGAGGACACGCCGGAAACCCCTTCATTTCCACTCGAAGATCCCTCTGATCCGGAAGCACCACTTCCCTCACCTACACTTCCTACA
This genomic stretch from Chlamydia pecorum E58 harbors:
- a CDS encoding SUMF1/EgtB/PvdO family nonheme iron enzyme; this encodes MESGKDIEVEFLGDYRILRRLGQTLWSKDFVVEHRFIKKRYILKLLFSHYASSEAFMEPFHEVIVKLATFKHRSMLPIENVSQSSGQYFLITPEREVPLLSLPQYLASRSQPLSELEVVAFASQLAAVLDYAHEKGLAHGGIYLYSVHVDVSREAPEIVLPELGFASLLKESMLQEAIAQNNEPIEERLKQILLFHAPERCSEDRLQDSYAFGVVVYYLLFGVLPQGVFPMPSEVFPEYIYDWDTLLRMCLTSSSENRARILTPLLKKKSSGEQMLSAISNCTQEAVREIAEKPAVASGVCEALKKEAEKHVSQESSEALEFVLVEARSIDEAMDTATDFSSGEKNEDGYSHALQSLLIREPVVSRYVEQDKEEARPQPLLTEMVFIEGGVFSRGSLEGQRDEHPVHQVFLQSFFLDIHPVTNEQFIRYLDCCGEQDKHYNELIRLKDSRIQRRSGKLVIEPGYAKHPVVGVTWYGAAGYAAWVGKRLPKEAEWEIAARGGGVRHRYPCGEEIDKTQANFFSSDTTAVMSYPPNGYGLYDMAGNVYEWCQDWYAYDFYEIAAQEIETPKGPVQGVYRVLRGGCWKSLKNDLRCAHRHRNNPGAVNSTYGFRCAQEVK